One Paraburkholderia kururiensis DNA window includes the following coding sequences:
- a CDS encoding metal ABC transporter permease encodes MFEYDFMVNAFAASGIVAVLAGVVGYFLVLRGQTFAGHALSHVGFTGATGAVLLGISPLWGMVGFTFAAGMCMGALGERLAGRDVAIGVTLSLALGFGLLFLHFFTQYATQVTALLFGNVLGVSGPTLVVLATLAVVSLAALAAIARPLLFASLQPELAEAKGVSLRLVSTLFLAVTALAVAACTQIVGVLLVFTLMVGPAAAAQNLTTRLSTGLALAALFALAQAWLGVTLAFYTDWPTSFWITALAAAVYGASLLRRR; translated from the coding sequence ATGTTTGAATACGACTTCATGGTGAACGCCTTCGCGGCGTCGGGAATTGTCGCGGTGCTGGCGGGCGTGGTGGGCTACTTCCTCGTGCTGCGCGGGCAGACCTTCGCGGGCCACGCGCTCTCGCACGTCGGCTTCACAGGCGCGACGGGCGCCGTGCTGCTCGGCATATCGCCGCTCTGGGGCATGGTGGGCTTCACGTTCGCCGCGGGCATGTGCATGGGCGCACTGGGCGAACGGCTGGCCGGGCGCGACGTCGCAATCGGTGTCACGCTCTCGCTTGCGCTCGGCTTCGGGCTGCTGTTCCTGCATTTCTTCACGCAGTACGCAACGCAGGTGACCGCGCTGCTGTTCGGTAACGTGCTGGGCGTGAGCGGACCCACGCTCGTCGTGCTCGCAACCCTCGCCGTGGTGAGCCTTGCCGCGCTCGCGGCCATCGCGCGTCCTTTGCTGTTCGCCTCGCTTCAGCCGGAGCTGGCGGAGGCGAAGGGCGTATCGCTGCGGCTCGTCTCCACGCTGTTCCTCGCCGTGACGGCGCTGGCCGTGGCCGCGTGCACGCAGATCGTGGGCGTGCTGCTCGTGTTCACGCTGATGGTGGGCCCGGCAGCCGCGGCGCAAAACCTCACGACACGGCTTTCCACCGGGCTCGCGCTCGCGGCGCTGTTCGCGCTCGCCCAGGCGTGGCTGGGCGTGACGCTCGCCTTCTATACCGACTGGCCCACGAGCTTCTGGATCACCGCGCTTGCGGCGGCGGTCTACGGTGCGAGCCTGTTGCGCAGGCGCTAG
- a CDS encoding L-iditol 2-dehydrogenase translates to MAARLQDKVAILTGAASGIGEAVARRYLEEGARCALVDLKPAEGIAPQLAREYGERVLALHADVTRREDIERIVAASVERFGRIDVLFNNAALFDMRPLLDESWDIFDKLFAVNVKGLFFLMQAVARQMVSQGDGGKIINMSSQAGRRGEALVSHYCATKAAVISYTQSAALALAPHRINVNGIAPGVVDTPMWDQVDALFARYENRPVGEKKRLVGEAVPLGRMGLPGDLTGAALFLASADADYITAQTLNVDGGNWMS, encoded by the coding sequence GTGGCAGCGCGATTGCAGGACAAGGTTGCGATTCTGACCGGCGCGGCAAGCGGCATTGGCGAAGCGGTGGCCCGGCGCTATCTGGAAGAAGGAGCGCGTTGCGCGCTCGTGGACCTGAAGCCGGCCGAAGGCATCGCGCCCCAGCTTGCCCGCGAGTACGGCGAGCGCGTGCTCGCCCTTCATGCAGACGTCACGCGGCGCGAAGATATTGAACGCATCGTTGCCGCCTCGGTGGAGCGGTTCGGCCGCATCGACGTGCTCTTCAACAACGCGGCGCTCTTCGACATGCGCCCGCTGCTCGACGAATCCTGGGACATTTTCGACAAGCTCTTCGCCGTCAACGTGAAGGGCCTGTTCTTCCTCATGCAGGCCGTGGCGCGCCAGATGGTGAGCCAGGGCGACGGCGGCAAGATCATCAACATGTCGTCGCAGGCCGGCCGCCGCGGCGAGGCGCTCGTGTCGCACTACTGCGCGACCAAGGCCGCCGTCATCAGCTACACGCAGTCCGCGGCGCTCGCACTCGCGCCGCACAGAATCAACGTGAACGGCATCGCGCCGGGCGTCGTGGATACGCCGATGTGGGACCAGGTGGATGCGCTCTTCGCCCGCTACGAGAACCGGCCCGTGGGCGAGAAGAAGCGGCTCGTGGGCGAAGCCGTGCCGCTCGGCCGCATGGGTCTGCCCGGCGACCTCACCGGCGCTGCGCTGTTTCTGGCTTCCGCCGACGCCGACTACATCACCGCCCAGACGCTGAACGTCGACGGCGGCAACTGGATGAGTTGA
- a CDS encoding ABC transporter ATP-binding protein codes for MNVTGRAPSESARDPAIAPVLELDRVTIELAGRVILRDTSFSVNQGEFIGVLGPNGAGKTTLMRAVLGLVPAAQGTIRVLGEPVMRGNASIGYMPQTRSALAGRRIRGREFVAMAADGHRWGLPHTDAATRADVDRVLELVGARSLAKRPLFELSGGERQRLLLAQCLLGRPQLLLLDEPLISLDPHHQRSVVELVREVQRELGIAVLFSAHELNPLLNALDRVLYLGNSVAALGTVDEVITAPVLTRLYGSPIDVMRVKGRIFVMSGDVEIEKHDHEHEDEHEHVPGREAHGHDHGHDRGHGAHPHDHTHDV; via the coding sequence ATGAACGTGACTGGCCGCGCGCCATCCGAAAGCGCTCGCGATCCGGCCATTGCGCCCGTGCTCGAACTCGACCGCGTCACGATCGAGCTTGCCGGGCGCGTCATTCTGCGCGACACGAGCTTCAGCGTGAACCAGGGCGAATTCATCGGCGTGCTGGGGCCGAACGGTGCCGGCAAGACTACGCTGATGCGCGCGGTGCTCGGCCTCGTGCCCGCGGCGCAAGGCACGATTCGCGTGCTGGGCGAGCCGGTGATGCGCGGCAACGCGTCGATCGGCTACATGCCGCAAACGCGCAGCGCGCTTGCGGGCCGACGCATTCGCGGCCGCGAGTTCGTCGCCATGGCCGCGGACGGTCACCGCTGGGGACTGCCTCATACCGATGCCGCCACGCGCGCCGACGTCGATCGCGTGCTCGAACTCGTGGGCGCCCGCTCGCTCGCGAAGCGGCCGCTCTTCGAACTCTCGGGCGGCGAGCGGCAGCGCCTGCTGCTCGCTCAATGCCTGCTCGGCCGGCCGCAACTGCTGCTGCTCGACGAACCGCTCATCAGCCTCGATCCGCACCATCAACGCAGCGTCGTCGAACTCGTGCGCGAGGTGCAGCGCGAACTCGGCATCGCGGTGCTGTTTTCGGCGCACGAACTCAACCCGCTATTGAATGCGCTCGACCGCGTGCTTTATCTCGGCAACAGCGTGGCGGCGCTCGGCACCGTCGACGAAGTCATCACCGCGCCGGTGCTCACGCGCCTCTACGGTTCGCCCATCGACGTGATGCGCGTGAAGGGCCGCATCTTCGTGATGTCCGGCGACGTCGAAATCGAAAAGCACGACCACGAACACGAAGACGAGCACGAACATGTGCCGGGCCGCGAAGCGCACGGCCACGATCATGGCCACGATCGCGGTCACGGTGCTCATCCACACGATCACACGCACGATGTTTGA
- a CDS encoding S-(hydroxymethyl)glutathione dehydrogenase/class III alcohol dehydrogenase, whose protein sequence is MKTKAAVAWKAGAPLTIEEVDLEGPRAGEVLIEVKATGICHTDYYTLSGADPEGLFPAILGHEGAGIVVDVGPGVGTLKKGDHVIPLYTPECRQCKFCLSRKTNLCQAIRATQGKGLMPDATSRFSLDGKPLFHYMGTSTFSNYIVVPEIAVAKIREDAPFDKVCYIGCGVTTGVGAVVYSAKVEAGANVVVFGLGGIGLNVIQGAKMVGADKIIGIDINPKRVELAKKFGMTHFVNPNEVENVVDHIVQLTDGGADYSFECVGNVKLMRQALECTHKGWGQSFIIGVAAAGEEISTRPFQLVTGRQWKGSAFGGARGRTDVPKIVDWYMEGKINIDDLITHTLPLEKINEGFDLMKQGESIRSVVLY, encoded by the coding sequence ATGAAGACGAAAGCAGCCGTTGCATGGAAGGCGGGCGCCCCGCTGACGATCGAAGAAGTCGATCTCGAAGGCCCGCGCGCGGGCGAGGTGCTGATCGAGGTGAAGGCCACCGGCATCTGCCACACCGACTACTACACACTCTCGGGCGCCGACCCCGAGGGGCTCTTCCCCGCGATTCTCGGCCACGAAGGCGCGGGCATCGTCGTGGACGTGGGGCCGGGCGTCGGCACGCTGAAGAAGGGCGATCACGTGATCCCGCTCTACACGCCCGAATGCCGTCAGTGCAAGTTCTGCCTCTCGCGCAAGACGAACCTCTGCCAGGCCATTCGCGCCACGCAGGGCAAGGGCCTGATGCCGGACGCGACCTCACGCTTCTCGCTCGACGGCAAGCCGCTCTTTCACTACATGGGCACGTCCACGTTCTCGAACTACATCGTCGTGCCCGAGATCGCGGTGGCGAAGATTCGCGAAGACGCACCGTTCGACAAGGTCTGCTACATCGGCTGCGGCGTGACCACGGGCGTGGGCGCGGTGGTGTATTCGGCGAAGGTGGAGGCGGGCGCGAACGTGGTCGTGTTCGGGCTGGGCGGCATCGGGCTCAACGTGATCCAGGGCGCGAAGATGGTCGGCGCGGACAAGATCATCGGCATCGACATCAACCCGAAGCGTGTGGAGCTGGCGAAGAAGTTCGGCATGACGCACTTCGTGAATCCGAACGAAGTGGAGAACGTGGTCGACCACATCGTCCAGCTCACCGACGGCGGCGCCGATTACTCGTTCGAGTGCGTGGGCAACGTGAAGCTGATGCGCCAGGCGCTGGAGTGCACGCACAAGGGCTGGGGACAGTCGTTCATCATCGGCGTGGCCGCGGCGGGCGAAGAGATCAGCACGCGTCCGTTCCAGCTCGTGACCGGCCGGCAATGGAAGGGCTCGGCATTCGGCGGCGCGCGCGGCCGCACGGACGTGCCGAAGATCGTCGACTGGTACATGGAAGGCAAGATCAACATCGACGACCTCATCACGCACACGCTGCCGCTCGAGAAGATCAATGAGGGCTTCGACCTCATGAAGCAGGGCGAGTCGATCCGTTCGGTGGTGCTGTACTGA
- a CDS encoding xylulokinase yields MSLPAARFLGIDLGTGSLKLAIVDGEGRERAASSVAYGIETPHPGWAEISVDTWWRALCEAAGKLPVDERTAVRAIGFSGQMHGVVLTDEHGRALRPAMLWPDTRALALLDAWPAPQPNPVAPGMAGPLLRWIALNEPQALHAARWALQPKDWLRVALGGAMAADPSDACATALAHPDGTWNLGLLDRLGLPHRWFAALSPSYAAGGTLSHEAARQLGLTPGIALAIGAADTPCAALGSGLAQDGDALLTTGTGGQIVVLSAGEPAKVRGLHAYRAATDHWYRMAAMQNVGVALEAARGWLQYDWQDAYRDAFATEAARGLTFLPYLTGERSPWLDPAARGGWLGLALGHTRGAMMRAAFEGVAFALRAGLDAIRASGVDVPSLKLAGGGSVDARWRQLLADALQAELHAVDCPNAAARGAAMLGGIACGHWSAADLPALAPASARVAAPSGDVELEERYVRFVDLYGRLKGWFGGAAPSS; encoded by the coding sequence ATGAGCCTGCCCGCTGCGCGCTTTCTCGGCATCGATCTGGGCACCGGTTCGTTGAAGCTCGCGATCGTGGATGGCGAGGGTCGCGAGCGTGCGGCGTCCAGCGTTGCGTATGGCATCGAGACGCCGCATCCGGGCTGGGCCGAAATCTCCGTGGACACATGGTGGCGCGCGTTGTGCGAAGCCGCCGGCAAGCTGCCTGTGGACGAGCGCACTGCCGTGCGGGCCATCGGCTTCTCGGGGCAGATGCATGGCGTCGTGCTGACCGACGAGCATGGTCGCGCGTTGCGTCCCGCCATGTTGTGGCCTGACACGCGCGCGCTCGCCCTGCTGGATGCGTGGCCCGCTCCGCAGCCCAACCCTGTCGCCCCTGGCATGGCGGGGCCGCTGCTGCGCTGGATCGCGCTCAACGAGCCGCAGGCGTTGCACGCCGCGCGCTGGGCGCTGCAACCGAAGGACTGGCTGCGCGTCGCGCTGGGCGGGGCGATGGCAGCCGACCCCTCCGACGCCTGCGCCACCGCCCTGGCCCACCCGGACGGCACATGGAATCTGGGTCTGCTCGACAGGCTCGGCTTGCCGCATCGATGGTTCGCGGCGTTGTCGCCGTCGTATGCCGCGGGCGGCACGCTTTCTCACGAAGCCGCACGCCAGCTGGGGCTTACGCCCGGCATCGCGCTCGCCATCGGCGCCGCCGACACGCCGTGCGCCGCGCTCGGCAGCGGACTCGCGCAGGACGGCGACGCTCTGCTCACCACAGGCACCGGCGGCCAGATCGTGGTGCTTTCGGCAGGCGAGCCCGCGAAGGTGCGCGGCCTGCACGCCTACCGCGCGGCCACGGACCACTGGTACCGCATGGCCGCGATGCAAAACGTAGGTGTTGCACTGGAAGCCGCGCGCGGCTGGCTCCAATACGACTGGCAGGACGCCTATCGCGATGCCTTCGCGACAGAGGCCGCGCGCGGCCTCACTTTCTTGCCCTACCTGACCGGCGAGCGTTCGCCGTGGCTCGATCCCGCCGCGCGCGGCGGCTGGCTGGGCCTCGCGCTCGGACACACGCGCGGCGCCATGATGCGTGCCGCCTTCGAGGGCGTCGCGTTCGCGTTGCGCGCCGGTCTCGATGCGATTCGCGCAAGCGGTGTCGATGTGCCGTCGCTCAAGCTCGCAGGCGGCGGCTCCGTGGACGCGCGCTGGCGTCAGTTGCTCGCCGATGCATTGCAGGCCGAACTTCATGCCGTCGACTGTCCGAACGCGGCGGCGCGCGGTGCGGCGATGCTGGGCGGCATCGCATGCGGCCATTGGTCCGCAGCCGATCTGCCCGCGCTCGCGCCCGCGTCGGCACGCGTGGCCGCACCGAGCGGCGACGTCGAACTGGAGGAGCGCTATGTCCGCTTCGTCGATCTGTACGGACGGCTGAAAGGCTGGTTCGGCGGTGCAGCGCCGTCGTCATGA
- a CDS encoding efflux transporter outer membrane subunit, with protein MHKHALIAAAVAFLAAGCTMAPRYERPAAPVAPSFPTGGVYETQPGMGGTSTNGRSASGATATDIGWRDFFVDPRLQRLVEIALKNNRDLRVSVLNVDAARAQYQITRAELFPAINGVGTESRTRVPEALHTGPSNPYSVYNVGLSASWEIDFWGRIRSLKDQALAQYLSTAQARKAAEISLVSQVADQYLTMLADDDLLQVTQATLKTAQDSYNLTKVQFENGTGTELDLRQAETVLETAKANLQAQERARAQAENALVLLIGEPMPADLPQGLPLGAQNLLTDIPAGLPSDLLTRRPDIMEAEETLLAANANIGAARAAFFPKISLTGSFGTESLTLGGLFKAGTAAWTFAPQITLPIFQGGANVANLNLANVQKRIEIANYEKAIQSAFREVADGLAARGTYDQQIAALERNTFANQRRLDLSDLRYRNGVDSYLTVLTAQTDLYSSQQSLISARLARWTNLVDLYRALGGGWIERAGEAPRPADAPVDYGAASAPAAASSASAG; from the coding sequence ATGCATAAACACGCTTTGATTGCAGCGGCGGTCGCATTTCTTGCCGCCGGCTGCACGATGGCGCCGAGGTACGAGCGGCCGGCGGCGCCCGTAGCGCCGTCGTTCCCGACGGGCGGCGTCTACGAGACCCAGCCCGGCATGGGCGGCACGTCGACGAACGGGCGCAGCGCAAGCGGCGCGACGGCCACGGACATCGGCTGGCGCGACTTCTTCGTCGACCCGCGTCTGCAGCGGCTCGTCGAGATCGCGCTGAAGAACAACCGGGACCTGCGGGTCTCGGTGCTCAATGTCGACGCCGCGCGCGCCCAGTATCAGATCACGCGGGCCGAGCTGTTCCCGGCGATCAACGGCGTGGGCACGGAATCGCGCACGCGCGTGCCGGAGGCGTTGCACACCGGCCCGTCGAATCCCTACAGCGTCTATAACGTCGGCTTGTCGGCGTCGTGGGAAATCGACTTCTGGGGCCGTATTCGCAGTCTGAAGGACCAGGCGCTGGCGCAGTACCTCTCCACGGCGCAGGCTCGCAAGGCAGCGGAAATTTCGCTCGTGTCGCAGGTGGCGGACCAGTACCTCACCATGCTCGCCGACGACGATCTGCTCCAGGTCACACAAGCCACGCTGAAGACGGCGCAGGACTCGTACAACCTGACGAAGGTGCAGTTCGAGAACGGCACGGGCACGGAACTCGATCTGCGTCAGGCCGAGACGGTGCTGGAGACGGCGAAGGCCAATTTGCAGGCGCAGGAACGTGCTCGTGCGCAGGCGGAAAACGCGCTCGTGCTGTTGATCGGCGAGCCGATGCCCGCCGACCTGCCGCAAGGCTTGCCGCTCGGCGCCCAGAACCTGCTGACCGACATTCCGGCCGGTTTGCCGTCGGACCTGCTCACGCGGCGTCCTGACATCATGGAAGCCGAGGAGACGCTGCTCGCGGCGAACGCGAACATCGGCGCTGCGCGGGCCGCGTTCTTTCCGAAGATCTCGCTGACGGGCTCGTTCGGCACAGAAAGCCTGACGCTGGGCGGCCTCTTCAAGGCCGGCACGGCGGCCTGGACCTTCGCGCCGCAGATCACGCTGCCGATCTTCCAGGGCGGCGCGAACGTGGCCAACCTGAACCTGGCGAACGTGCAGAAGCGCATCGAGATCGCGAACTACGAGAAGGCGATTCAGTCGGCATTCCGTGAAGTGGCCGACGGACTGGCTGCGCGCGGTACCTACGACCAGCAGATTGCGGCACTCGAGCGCAATACGTTTGCCAACCAGCGCCGGCTCGATCTGTCGGATCTGCGTTATCGCAACGGCGTGGACAGCTACCTGACCGTGCTGACGGCGCAAACGGACCTGTACTCGTCGCAGCAATCGCTGATCTCGGCGCGGCTCGCCCGGTGGACCAACCTCGTGGATCTGTATCGCGCGCTTGGCGGCGGCTGGATCGAGCGGGCAGGGGAAGCGCCACGTCCTGCGGATGCGCCCGTCGACTACGGGGCGGCCAGCGCGCCCGCGGCGGCATCGTCGGCGTCGGCGGGGTGA
- a CDS encoding helix-turn-helix transcriptional regulator, whose protein sequence is MEYVFTLKYRLAAQDFDFDEIVEQLGEAGCDDATVGIGQPGRIALLFTREAKSAREALVSALEDVKRAMPTARLIEAAPDFVGLTDVAEVAGVSRQNMRKLMLGHAHNFPMPVHEGSASVWHLADVLGWLYNRGGYDIKPEVLEVAELAKQINLARDARDLKPQMNRALAQLVG, encoded by the coding sequence ATGGAATACGTTTTCACGCTGAAGTATCGGCTTGCCGCGCAAGACTTCGACTTCGACGAGATCGTGGAGCAGCTTGGCGAAGCAGGCTGCGACGACGCAACGGTCGGCATCGGCCAACCGGGGCGCATCGCGTTGCTGTTCACGCGCGAAGCGAAGAGCGCGCGTGAGGCATTGGTGAGCGCGCTGGAAGACGTGAAGCGCGCCATGCCCACGGCGCGTCTCATCGAGGCGGCACCTGACTTCGTCGGGCTCACCGACGTTGCGGAGGTGGCGGGTGTGTCGCGTCAGAACATGCGCAAGCTCATGCTCGGTCACGCTCACAATTTTCCGATGCCGGTGCACGAAGGCAGCGCTTCGGTGTGGCATCTCGCAGACGTGTTGGGCTGGCTGTACAACCGCGGCGGCTACGACATCAAGCCCGAGGTGCTGGAAGTGGCAGAGTTGGCCAAGCAGATCAATCTGGCGAGAGACGCACGAGACCTCAAGCCGCAAATGAACCGGGCGTTGGCGCAACTCGTGGGATGA
- a CDS encoding nucleobase:cation symporter-2 family protein produces the protein MRPNTVHPCDERLPAGQLLTLGIQHVLVMYAGAVAVPLIVGSALKLPKDQVAFLISADLFSCGIATLIQTLGVWIFGIRLPVIMGCTFAAVGPMIAIGTNPSLGILDIFGSTIAAGVIGILLAPMIGKLLRFFPPVVVGTVIAVIGLSLMEVGINWAAGGVGNPDYGNPVYLGLSLVVLMLILLINRFGKGFVANISVLLGIVAGFVIAALLGRVNMDGVTSAPWVGFVMPFHFGLPHFDPLSIATMVTVMFVTFIESTGMFLAVGDMVDRPVDQATLVRGLRVDGLGTLIGGIFNSFPHTSFSQNVGLIGVTGVKSRFVCATGGVILVLLGLFPKMAQVVASVPAFVLGGAGIVMFGMVAANGIKVLAKVDFVKNQHNLFIVAVSVGLGLVPVVSPHFFSKLPPALSPILHSGILLASLSAVLLNLVFNGVKTEKAAQCEIRRAGHDFDGRAADLH, from the coding sequence ATGCGCCCGAACACCGTCCATCCCTGCGACGAGCGACTGCCGGCCGGCCAGTTGCTCACGCTCGGCATTCAGCATGTACTCGTCATGTACGCGGGCGCCGTTGCCGTGCCGCTCATCGTTGGCAGCGCGCTCAAGTTGCCGAAAGACCAGGTCGCGTTTCTCATCAGCGCCGACCTGTTCTCGTGCGGCATCGCCACCTTGATCCAGACGCTCGGCGTGTGGATCTTCGGCATTCGGTTGCCCGTCATCATGGGCTGCACGTTCGCCGCCGTGGGCCCCATGATCGCGATCGGCACGAACCCATCGCTGGGCATTCTCGATATCTTCGGCTCGACCATTGCGGCCGGCGTGATCGGCATCTTGCTTGCGCCCATGATCGGCAAGCTGCTGCGGTTCTTTCCGCCGGTGGTGGTGGGCACCGTGATTGCCGTGATCGGTCTTTCGCTCATGGAAGTGGGCATCAACTGGGCCGCGGGTGGCGTCGGCAATCCCGACTACGGCAATCCGGTCTATCTCGGTCTGTCGCTTGTCGTGTTGATGCTGATTCTGCTGATCAACCGGTTCGGCAAAGGTTTCGTGGCCAATATCTCGGTGCTGCTTGGCATCGTGGCCGGCTTCGTAATCGCTGCGCTACTCGGGCGCGTGAACATGGACGGAGTGACGAGCGCACCATGGGTCGGCTTCGTGATGCCGTTCCACTTCGGCCTGCCGCACTTCGATCCGCTCTCTATCGCGACGATGGTGACGGTGATGTTCGTCACGTTCATCGAGTCGACCGGCATGTTCCTCGCCGTCGGCGACATGGTGGACCGCCCTGTCGATCAGGCAACGCTGGTGCGCGGCCTGCGCGTGGACGGACTCGGCACGCTGATAGGCGGCATCTTCAACTCGTTTCCGCACACGTCGTTCTCGCAGAACGTGGGGTTGATCGGTGTGACCGGCGTGAAAAGCCGCTTCGTTTGTGCGACCGGCGGCGTGATTCTCGTACTGCTCGGGCTGTTCCCGAAGATGGCGCAGGTGGTGGCTTCCGTGCCGGCGTTCGTGCTGGGCGGCGCGGGCATCGTGATGTTCGGCATGGTGGCGGCCAACGGCATCAAGGTGCTCGCGAAAGTCGACTTCGTGAAGAACCAGCACAATCTGTTTATCGTGGCCGTGAGCGTGGGCCTCGGTCTCGTGCCTGTCGTATCGCCGCATTTCTTCTCGAAACTGCCGCCTGCGCTGTCGCCCATCTTGCACAGCGGCATTCTGCTCGCGTCGCTTTCCGCGGTGTTGCTGAACCTGGTGTTCAACGGCGTGAAGACTGAAAAGGCCGCCCAGTGCGAAATTCGCCGCGCGGGACACGACTTCGACGGACGTGCCGCCGACCTGCACTAA
- the fghA gene encoding S-formylglutathione hydrolase, whose product MLELVETHGCHGGVQRIYRHASATIGLPMRFSVYLPPQALQAGAPRVPALFYLAGLTCTEETFPIKAGAQRFAAQHGIALIAPDTSPRGAGVPGETDSWDFGVGAGFYVDATREPWAKHYRMYSYVRDELRQTVLAELPVDGERLGIFGHSMGGHGALMLALRNPEIYRSVSAFAPIAAPMRCPWGEKAFGGYLGDDREAWRDYDASELVTKLGARFSEGILIDQGLDDQFLANQLNPDVFETACRQVGQPLTLRRHAGYDHGYFFISTFVEDHLAHHARVLCR is encoded by the coding sequence ATGCTGGAACTCGTTGAAACGCACGGCTGCCACGGCGGCGTGCAGCGCATCTACCGCCACGCGTCCGCGACCATCGGGCTGCCGATGCGCTTCTCGGTCTACCTGCCGCCGCAGGCATTGCAGGCGGGCGCGCCGCGCGTGCCGGCGCTGTTCTATCTGGCCGGGCTCACCTGCACGGAAGAGACGTTTCCCATCAAGGCCGGCGCGCAGCGCTTCGCGGCGCAGCACGGCATCGCACTGATCGCGCCGGACACGAGTCCGCGCGGCGCCGGTGTGCCTGGCGAGACCGATTCGTGGGACTTCGGCGTGGGCGCGGGCTTCTACGTGGATGCCACGCGCGAGCCGTGGGCGAAGCACTATCGCATGTACTCGTACGTGCGCGACGAGTTGCGGCAGACCGTGCTAGCCGAACTGCCCGTGGACGGCGAGCGGCTCGGTATCTTCGGTCATTCGATGGGCGGGCACGGCGCGTTGATGCTTGCGCTGCGCAATCCGGAGATCTATCGGTCGGTCTCGGCGTTCGCGCCCATTGCCGCGCCCATGCGCTGCCCGTGGGGCGAGAAGGCGTTCGGCGGCTACCTGGGCGACGACCGCGAGGCGTGGCGCGACTACGATGCAAGCGAACTGGTGACGAAGCTGGGTGCGCGGTTTAGCGAAGGCATTTTGATCGATCAGGGGCTCGACGATCAGTTCCTCGCGAACCAGCTCAATCCCGATGTATTCGAGACCGCGTGCAGGCAGGTGGGACAGCCGCTCACGTTGCGCCGTCACGCGGGCTACGACCACGGGTACTTCTTCATCTCCACGTTCGTCGAAGACCATCTGGCGCATCACGCCAGGGTGCTCTGTCGTTGA
- a CDS encoding metal ABC transporter solute-binding protein, with the protein MKTAHSLWHLLRDSMRLPALLAAGAAALAVSHAALAEESKVPVVAAENFYGDVVRQIGGRYVDVTSILSNPDQDPHLFEASPKTARALQQASIVVYNGADYDPWMTKLLAVSKNSKRTTIVAADLVGKKAGDNPHLWYDPPTMPAVARAIGSALSAADPSHKNVYDANLATFLGSLKGIDDKVAAMHARYAGQPVTATEPVFGYMSDAIGLAMRNQRFQLATMNDTEASPSDIAAFERDLRERRVRVLIYNSQATEALTKRMLKLAQDSRVPSVSVTETEPAGTTFQQWMLAQLDALDKALAASGAAK; encoded by the coding sequence ATGAAGACAGCCCACTCGTTGTGGCACCTGCTGCGCGACAGCATGCGCCTGCCCGCCTTGCTCGCGGCCGGCGCCGCAGCCCTCGCCGTGAGTCACGCGGCGCTCGCAGAGGAAAGCAAGGTGCCCGTCGTGGCAGCGGAAAACTTCTACGGCGACGTGGTGCGCCAGATCGGCGGCCGTTACGTGGACGTGACCAGCATCCTCTCGAATCCGGACCAGGACCCGCACCTCTTCGAAGCCAGCCCGAAGACGGCGCGCGCGCTGCAACAGGCCAGCATCGTGGTCTACAACGGCGCCGACTACGACCCGTGGATGACGAAGCTGCTTGCCGTGTCGAAGAACAGCAAGCGCACGACCATCGTGGCCGCCGACCTCGTCGGCAAGAAGGCCGGCGACAATCCTCACCTCTGGTACGACCCGCCGACGATGCCCGCCGTGGCGCGCGCCATCGGCTCGGCGCTCTCGGCCGCAGACCCCTCGCACAAGAACGTGTACGATGCCAACCTTGCGACGTTTCTCGGTTCGCTGAAGGGCATCGACGACAAGGTCGCGGCCATGCACGCGCGCTATGCGGGCCAGCCGGTAACGGCCACGGAGCCGGTATTCGGCTATATGTCCGACGCGATCGGGCTCGCGATGCGCAACCAGCGCTTCCAGCTCGCCACGATGAACGATACGGAAGCGAGCCCCTCGGACATTGCCGCCTTCGAACGCGACCTGCGCGAGCGGCGGGTTCGGGTGCTGATCTATAACAGCCAGGCCACCGAGGCGCTCACGAAACGCATGCTGAAGCTCGCGCAGGATTCACGCGTGCCGAGCGTGAGCGTGACCGAAACGGAACCGGCCGGCACGACGTTCCAGCAGTGGATGCTCGCGCAGCTGGACGCGCTCGACAAGGCGCTGGCCGCGAGCGGCGCGGCAAAGTAG